From Drosophila subpulchrella strain 33 F10 #4 breed RU33 unplaced genomic scaffold, RU_Dsub_v1.1 Primary Assembly Seq354, whole genome shotgun sequence, the proteins below share one genomic window:
- the LOC119560275 gene encoding uncharacterized protein LOC119560275: MSHHIKHKPSSSSVSVKDQDEADSGDRSIRRNKVPRKLRSFTSKEDSSRKSYSRSNLSREQFIEGQDSSGHSYSTNAKGNFSRRTNTHSKHSKESYLGGELEDIPKDTEYISSDQDEMNSQTEPSAESTDRSKSFSQIYSEIFEESKERQKKAELACRAYKIKKSKLHRTLEVSGSRGSGSGNYDGESSLGSEYSSNLERKSFKFDNLSTGKSNLNGYHLEKSSSRDKSSFKELEDPLMRGAKKTKDLRLKRSQIPLNKTELSGRSSLQESQESRSSYLYRSENKCSEDSLAYGQRSCVCAQESSVCSLCSCYSRSRKYRYKGHNAELTDGRDYPVDRRSEIPSTATSQSRSQRDYLSGCSTRHRHHHHYHRQGSVLKTYQDRGNSPINIKTRRKTHDIEIGTEQVREGLLGRSSASVGVQYPSEDETEDWNDERRSSFLDMENGDTNESEIHEDSWLSDDEEKGSVLNKPTSGYDESLLTEGELNVPSIDITDDYRSVTTEEAAQIPYDIDEYTSYDELSYPVGVKTPNKGEEYNDEGSHDPEIYDENEILSDDYDNTATSNGVSTEDGNQHDQSANDSYIKDDTKVSKEVGKDTPSSKVAKSKSFLSLKIYDADEALLEIPKDFEGPAIFLDDDADFLDITLTDDEEKIRAKLMAAALTTKKSTSSLSAESSLKSRRSTEPSVLSYKPSVIFTRRSEAYNDDYVPKRNDRIALLAEKLLNSLGETSPAERGRQPPADEVSSAGFKSRNKCEIPLCTDRQLLSEEFNRKVQRQLKVIGDNFR; the protein is encoded by the exons ATG TCCCATCATATTAAGCACAAACCGAGCTCTAGCAGCGTCTCGGTCAAGGATCAGGATGAAGCTGACTCAGGTGATAGAAGTATTCGCCGAAATAAGGTTCCCAGGAAATTGAGAAGTTTCACCTCTAAAGAGGACTCCTCTAGGAAGTCTTACAGTCGCTCTAACCTATCCAGAGAACAGTTTATAGAGGGCCAGGATTCTTCAGGCCACAGTTACTCCACGAACGCAAAAGGGAATTTCTCTCGCAGAACCAACACACATAGTAAGCATTCAAAAGAAAGCTATTTAGGGGGAGAGCTCGAAGATATCCCCAAGGATACAGAATACATTTCAAGTGATCAGGATGAGATGAACTCCCAGACTGAGCCAAGTGCAGAATCCACTGACCGCTCCAAGAGCTTTAGCCAGATCTATAGCGAAATATTCGAGGAGTCTAAGGAACGACAAAAAAAGGCAGAGCTGGCTTGTCGGGCCTACAAAATTAAGAAATCTAAGCTGCATAGGACCCTTGAAGTATCTGGGTCGAGGGGATCGGGAAGTGGGAACTATGATGGTGAAAGCAGTCTGGGATCGGAGTATTCCAGTAATCTGGAACGGAAGTCCTTTAAATTTGATAACCTATCTACAGGGAAATCTAATCTAAATGGCTACCATTTAGAGAAATCTTCATCTAGGGACAAGAGCTCTTTTAAAGAATTGGAGGATCCACTGATGCGAGgggcaaaaaaaacaaaagaccTTAGATTAAAACGTTCTCAAATACCTTTAAATAAAACGGAACTTAGCGGAAGAAGCAGTTTGCAAGAAAGTCAAGAGTCTAGGAGTTCCTATTTATATCGTTCGGAAAATAAATGTTCCGAAGACTCTTTGGCATATGGACAGAGATCATGCGTATGCGCACAAGAGTCATCGGTTTGTAGCCTTTGCTCTTGTTATTCCAGATCAAGAAAATATCGTTATAAGGGTCACAATGCGGAGTTGACTGATGGACGCGATTACCCTGTAGACCGCAGAAGTGAAATTCCATCAACTGCGACATCACAATCTCGCTCGCAAAGAGATTATCTTTCGGGCTGCAGCACACgccatcgtcatcatcatcattatcatcGCCAGGGGAGTGTGCTCAAGACGTATCAAGATCGTGGAAATAGTCCCATTAATATCAAGACGAGGCGAAAAACGCACGACATCGAAATTGGCACCGAGCAAGTGAGGGAGGGCTTGCTTGGCAGATCAAGTGCCTCTGTCGGGGTTCAATATCCCAGTGAGGATGAGACCGAGGACTGGAATGACGAAAGGCGTAGTAGTTTTCTGGATATGGAGAATGGTGACACAAATGAGTCTGAAATTCATGAAGATAGCTGGTTGAGCGATGACGAAGAGAAAGGATCAGTCCTCAATAAACCTACAAGTGGGTATGATGAAAGTCTATTGACGGAAGGGGAATTAAATGTTCCGAGCATCGACATAACCGATGATTATCGTAGTGTTACCACAGAAGAGGCAGCTCAAATTCCTTACGATATTGATGAATATACGTCCTATGATGAACTAAGTTATCCAGTTGGTGTCAAAACACCGAACAAAGGCGAAGAATATAATGATGAAGGTAGCCATGATCCTGAGATATACGATGAAAACGAGATTCTTTCCGATGACTATGATAATACGGCAACCAGTAATGGGGTCAGCACTGAAGATGGAAATCAACATGATCAATCCGCGAACGAT AGCTATATAAAAGATGATACAAAAGTAAGCAAAGAAGTTGGGAAAGATACACCTTCAAGTAAAGTGGCTAAGTCGAAAAGCTTCCTGAGTCTTAAGATATACGATGCTGATGAGGCCCTATTAGAGATTCCAAAGGACTTTGAGGGTCCTGCCATATTTCTAGATGATGATGCCGACTTTTTGGACATCACATTGACCGATGATGAGGAGAAGATCCGCGCTAAATTGATGGCAGCAGCGCTGACTACCAAGAAGAGTACCTCCTCCTTGAGTGCCGAAAGCAGTCTGAAGTCCCGTAGGTCTACTGAGCCTAGCGTATTGAGCTACAAGCCCAGTGTTATCTTCACTCGCCGATCGGAGGCGTACAATGACGATTATGTTCCCAAGCGAAACGATCGCATAGCGCTTCTGGCCGAGAAGTTATTAAACAGCTTGGGCGAAACTTCCCCCGCGGAAAGGGGTAGGCAGCCCCCGGCTGATGAGGTGTCTTCTGCTGGCTTCAAGTCGAGAAATAAGTGTGAGATACCTCTTTGTACAGACCGTCAGTTGCTGTCAGAGGAGTTCAACAGAAAGGTGCAGCGCCAACTTAAAGTAATTGGGGACAattttcgataa